Below is a genomic region from Deinococcus cellulosilyticus NBRC 106333 = KACC 11606.
CGATCCAGACCCCATGCATCAATGCCGATCAGTTTCACACCACGTTCCACCAGGTGCGCTGTCGCTTCACGGGTCAGGCCTGCATGCCTGTGGTCATAGCCTTTTTCTTTGAAATGCTTTGAGGCACCCGTGTGGATCAGCACGATGTCTCCAGCTTTGAGGGTGTAAGCGATGCGCTGCAACTCCTGCTCGATGTCCTGCGCCGTGATGCCCTCCCCTGCAGCTTTAAAGGTGAAATCCAGTTTGACCCCATCCCCCATGCACCAGCTCAGAGGAACCTGATCAATGGTCCGGGTGGGGGTGCCATCTTGCATCTGGGGACCATAGTGGTACGGGGCATCCACATGGGTTCCAGAGTGGGTGGAAAGGGTCACCTGTTCCACGGCCCAGGCATACCCTCTGGGAACAGCCTTTTTCACCTGCTCGAGGGTCAGGCCAAACACCTGTGCGCCCAGGGTCAATCCCAGCACGTGGTCAATGTACTTGATGTCATGCTGATTGGGCTCAAAAGCCTGGGTGTCGTTGCTGAGGGTGTCGCTGAGGTCAATGATGCGTGCAGTTCTGCCAAGAATGCGTACTGTGTCCATGAATTCCTACCTCTGGTGGAAAGTTTACAGGGTCAAATCTCTGACGCGCAGCTCAAAACTCA
It encodes:
- a CDS encoding cyclase family protein — its product is MDTVRILGRTARIIDLSDTLSNDTQAFEPNQHDIKYIDHVLGLTLGAQVFGLTLEQVKKAVPRGYAWAVEQVTLSTHSGTHVDAPYHYGPQMQDGTPTRTIDQVPLSWCMGDGVKLDFTFKAAGEGITAQDIEQELQRIAYTLKAGDIVLIHTGASKHFKEKGYDHRHAGLTREATAHLVERGVKLIGIDAWGLDRPFSATFPEAMQGKTEFWESHFYGLEQEYCQIEKLTNLESIPMAHGFTVVALPYKIQGASSGWTRAVALVPEP